Proteins from a genomic interval of Massilia sp. KIM:
- the sucC gene encoding ADP-forming succinate--CoA ligase subunit beta, which yields MKIHEYQGKEILRKFGVTVPRGIPCMSVEEAVKAAEELGGPVWVVKAQIHAGGRGKGGGVKVAKSLEQVKEYADQIMGMQLVTHQTGPEGQKVRRLLIEEGADIKKELYVSLVTDRVSQKVVLMASSEGGMDIEEVAHSNPEKIHNVVIDPKIGLTDAEADDIARKIGVPEGSIADARANLQGLYKAYWETDASLAEINPLILTGSGKVIALDAKFNFDSNALFRHPEIVAYRDLDEEDPAEVEASKFDLAYISLDGNIGCLVNGAGLAMATMDTIKLFGGEPANFLDVGGGATAEKVTEAFKIMLKNPGLKAILVNIFGGIMRCDVIAEGVITASKAVSLQVPLVVRMKGTNEDLGKKMLADSGLPIISADTMEDAAKQVVAAAAGQA from the coding sequence ATGAAAATCCATGAGTATCAGGGCAAAGAGATCCTCCGAAAGTTCGGAGTGACGGTTCCGCGCGGCATTCCGTGCATGTCGGTGGAAGAGGCGGTCAAGGCTGCTGAGGAACTGGGCGGCCCGGTCTGGGTCGTCAAGGCCCAGATCCACGCTGGCGGCCGCGGCAAAGGCGGTGGCGTGAAAGTCGCCAAATCGCTGGAACAGGTCAAGGAATACGCCGACCAGATCATGGGCATGCAACTGGTGACCCACCAGACCGGCCCGGAAGGCCAGAAAGTCCGCCGCCTGCTGATCGAAGAAGGCGCCGACATCAAGAAAGAACTGTACGTCTCGCTGGTCACCGACCGCGTGAGCCAGAAGGTCGTCCTGATGGCCTCGTCGGAAGGCGGCATGGACATCGAAGAAGTCGCCCACAGCAACCCGGAAAAGATCCACAACGTCGTGATCGATCCGAAGATCGGCCTGACCGACGCTGAAGCCGACGACATCGCCCGCAAGATCGGCGTGCCGGAAGGCTCGATCGCCGACGCGCGCGCCAACCTGCAAGGCCTGTACAAAGCCTACTGGGAAACCGACGCCTCGCTGGCCGAAATCAACCCGCTGATCCTGACCGGCTCGGGCAAGGTCATCGCCCTGGACGCCAAGTTCAACTTCGACTCCAACGCCCTGTTCCGTCATCCGGAAATCGTCGCCTACCGCGACCTGGACGAAGAAGATCCGGCCGAAGTCGAAGCATCGAAGTTCGACCTGGCTTACATCTCGCTCGACGGTAACATCGGCTGCCTCGTGAACGGCGCCGGCCTGGCCATGGCAACCATGGACACCATCAAGCTGTTCGGCGGCGAGCCGGCCAACTTCCTCGACGTCGGCGGTGGCGCGACGGCCGAGAAAGTGACCGAAGCATTCAAGATCATGCTGAAGAACCCTGGCCTGAAGGCCATCCTGGTCAACATCTTCGGCGGCATCATGCGCTGCGACGTGATCGCCGAAGGCGTCATCACCGCATCCAAGGCCGTGTCGCTGCAGGTGCCGCTGGTCGTCCGCATGAAGGGCACCAACGAAGACCTGGGCAAGAAGATGCTGGCTGATTCGGGCCTGCCGATCATTTCCGCAGACACCATGGAAGATGCAGCGAAGCAGGTCGTTGCCGCTGCCGCTGGCCAAGCCTAA
- the sucD gene encoding succinate--CoA ligase subunit alpha, translating into MSILINKDTKVITQGITGKTGQFHTRMCRDYANGREAFVAGVNPKKAGEDFEGIPIYASVKEAKAETGATVSVIYVPPAGAAAAIWEAVEAELDLAICITEGIPVRDMMEVKDRMAKAGSKTLLLGPNCPGLITPDEIKIGIMPGHIHKKGRIGVVSRSGTLTYEAVGQLTALGLGQSSAVGIGGDPINGLKHIDVMRMFNDDPDTDAVIMIGEIGGPDEANAAYWIKDNMKKPVVGFIAGVTAPPGKRMGHAGALISGGADTAQAKLEIMEACGIKVTKNPSEMARLLKAML; encoded by the coding sequence ATGTCGATTCTGATTAACAAAGACACCAAAGTCATTACCCAAGGTATCACCGGCAAGACCGGCCAGTTCCACACCCGCATGTGCCGCGACTACGCGAACGGCCGTGAAGCCTTCGTGGCAGGCGTGAACCCGAAGAAAGCCGGCGAAGACTTCGAAGGCATCCCGATCTACGCATCGGTCAAGGAAGCCAAGGCCGAAACCGGCGCCACCGTGTCGGTGATCTACGTTCCGCCGGCAGGCGCTGCCGCCGCGATCTGGGAAGCAGTGGAAGCCGAGCTGGACCTGGCAATCTGCATCACCGAAGGCATCCCTGTCCGCGACATGATGGAAGTCAAGGATCGCATGGCCAAAGCCGGTTCCAAGACCCTGCTGCTGGGCCCGAACTGCCCTGGCCTGATCACCCCGGACGAGATCAAGATCGGCATCATGCCGGGTCACATCCACAAGAAGGGCCGTATCGGCGTCGTGTCGCGTTCGGGCACCCTGACCTATGAAGCAGTCGGCCAGCTGACCGCCCTGGGTCTGGGCCAGTCGTCGGCAGTCGGCATCGGCGGCGACCCGATCAACGGTCTGAAGCACATCGACGTGATGCGCATGTTCAACGACGATCCTGACACCGACGCAGTCATCATGATCGGCGAGATCGGCGGCCCGGACGAGGCGAACGCCGCTTACTGGATCAAGGACAACATGAAGAAGCCGGTCGTCGGCTTCATCGCTGGCGTCACCGCGCCTCCGGGCAAGCGCATGGGCCACGCCGGCGCGCTGATCTCGGGCGGCGCCGACACCGCGCAAGCCAAGCTGGAGATCATGGAAGCCTGCGGCATCAAGGTCACCAAGAACCCGTCGGAAATGGCTCGCCTGCTGAAGGCCATGCTGTAA
- a CDS encoding pilin has translation MNFKQMQTKKAEGGFTLIELMIVVAIIGILAAVAIPAYQSYTVKAKIGAALGSVSSIKTAVGVCAQENGGGLENCDAGASGIVAAADFVATKEVAGINVENGVLTVTLGDGIATDVDGQTITMTPTVNDATVAWENTTSITDNTAAIDAITKNNAP, from the coding sequence ATGAACTTCAAACAAATGCAAACCAAGAAGGCCGAAGGCGGCTTCACCCTGATCGAACTGATGATCGTCGTTGCGATCATCGGCATCCTGGCTGCTGTGGCGATCCCGGCTTACCAGAGCTACACCGTGAAGGCCAAGATCGGCGCGGCACTGGGTTCCGTGTCCTCGATCAAGACCGCAGTCGGCGTTTGCGCTCAAGAGAACGGCGGTGGCCTGGAAAACTGCGATGCCGGCGCCAGCGGTATCGTTGCAGCAGCGGATTTCGTTGCCACCAAGGAAGTTGCGGGCATCAACGTGGAAAACGGCGTTCTGACCGTCACTCTGGGTGACGGCATCGCGACGGACGTCGATGGCCAGACCATCACCATGACGCCGACCGTGAACGACGCGACTGTCGCTTGGGAAAACACCACTTCCATCACGGACAACACCGCGGCGATTGACGCCATCACCAAGAACAATGCACCGTAA